From a region of the Calonectris borealis chromosome 2, bCalBor7.hap1.2, whole genome shotgun sequence genome:
- the MTERF3 gene encoding transcription termination factor 3, mitochondrial isoform X1: MLGELTLALPALRARGGSACVIPQPFFSQQDAVLRWKMALWARQVSRGCCLLQTARAAEFPGRLRRCSSTARACRGFAPLTLLPSRNDVLPWRLQAYRHVSAGSCSPPDSAKDGSFSSPESNLPSPVKQEQAKAETLPDLNAKILYEDWDDIPPSSALEEISEEEAVQIIAEPLLPLQSSTLRDYVDHSETLAKLVHLGVDLSQVEKRQKAGQLLLTLDFEKDIRKILLFLKDVGVEDNQLGPFLTKNPYILGEDLEALETRVAYLESKKFGKAEIAQMVSRAPYLLLFSVERLDNRLGFFKNELGLSVKKTKDLVIRLPRLLTGKLEPVKENLQVCQIELGFQRNEIQEIVFKTPKILTASKKRLKQTFDYLHNIMGIPHHMLTRFPQVFNSKLLRIKERHMFLRFLGRAQYDPAQPSYISLDQLKVHCYICETPHTKGHFSTGYRSVCEAGC, encoded by the exons ATGCTCGGGGAATTAACGCTCGCGCTCCCAGCCCTGCGGGCGAGGGGAGGCAGCGCCTGTGTTATTCCTCAGCCCTTCTTCTCCCAGCAGGATGCCGTGCTGAGGTGGAAGATGGCTTTGTGGGCTCGGCAGGTCTCCCGCGGGTGTTGCCTGCTGCAAACGGCCCGTGCTGCCGAATTTCCTGGGAGGCTGAGGCGGTGCAGTAGCACCGCACGGGCATGTCGTGGGTTCGCCCCTCTGACTCTGCTGCCCTCTAGAAATGACGTTCTTCCGTGGAGATTGCAGGCGTACAGGCATGTATCTGCGGGAAGCTGTTCTCCACCTGACAGTGCCAAGGACGGATCCTTTTCTTCTCCCGAAAGTAACTTGCCTTCACCAGTAAAACAGGAAcaagcaaaagcagaaacattGCCTGACCTGAATGCAAAAATACTGTATGAAG ACTGGGATGACATCCCACCTTCGTCTGCTTTGGAGGAGATTTCTGAGGAAGAAGCTGTACAGATCATCGCAGAACCGCTTCTTCCCCTTCAATCTTCCACACTCCGAGATTATGTTGATCACTCAGAAACCCTGGCAAAACTTGTCCACCTAG GAGTTGACTTATCCCAAGTGGAGAAACGTCAAAAGGCAGGTCAACTCTTACTGACCCTGGACTTTGAAAAAGAtataagaaaaatacttctgtttcttaAGGATGTGGGTGTAGAAGACAATCAGCTGGGACCATTCCTGACCAAAAATCCATACATCCTTGGTGAAGATTTGGAAGCTTTAGAAACCAG AGTGGCTTACCTAGAATCAAAAAAATTTGGTAAGGCAGAAATTGCTCAGATGGTCTCAAGAGCTCcatatttgctgttgttttcagtgGAAAGGCTGGATAACAGACTGGGTTTTTTCAAAAATGAGCTTGGCCTCAGTGTAAAAAAG ACAAAGGATCTGGTAATTCGTCTTCCAAGGCTACTGACTGGCAAATTAGAACctgtaaaagaaaatcttcag GTTTGTCAGATTGAACTTGGTTTTCAGCGTAATGAAATTCAAGAGATTGTGTTTAAAACCCCCAAGATTTTAACTGCAAGTAAAAAGAGACTCAAACAGACATTTGACTACTTACACAACATAATGGGCATTCCCCACCACATGCTTACTCGCTTTCCTCAG gTTTTCAACTCAAAGCTATTACGAATCAAAGAGAGACATATGTTTCTTAGATTCTTGGGAAGAGCCCAGTATGACCCAGCACAACCCAGCTACATCTCTCTGGACCAGCTA AAAGTACACTGTTACATATGTGAAACACCTCATACAAAAGGGCATTTTTCAACAGGTTACAGAAGTGTTTGTGAAGCTGGCTGCTGA
- the MTERF3 gene encoding transcription termination factor 3, mitochondrial isoform X3, producing the protein MLGELTLALPALRARGGSACVIPQPFFSQQDAVLRWKMALWARQVSRGCCLLQTARAAEFPGRLRRCSSTARACRGFAPLTLLPSRNDVLPWRLQAYRHVSAGSCSPPDSAKDGSFSSPESNLPSPVKQEQAKAETLPDLNAKILYEDWDDIPPSSALEEISEEEAVQIIAEPLLPLQSSTLRDYVDHSETLAKLVHLGVDLSQVEKRQKAGQLLLTLDFEKDIRKILLFLKDVGVEDNQLGPFLTKNPYILGEDLEALETRVAYLESKKFGKAEIAQMVSRAPYLLLFSVERLDNRLGFFKNELGLSVKKTKDLVIRLPRLLTGKLEPVKENLQVCQIELGFQRNEIQEIVFKTPKILTASKKRLKQTFDYLHNIMGIPHHMLTRFPQVFNSKLLRIKERHMFLRFLGRAQYDPAQPSYISLDQLHPVTPVQLP; encoded by the exons ATGCTCGGGGAATTAACGCTCGCGCTCCCAGCCCTGCGGGCGAGGGGAGGCAGCGCCTGTGTTATTCCTCAGCCCTTCTTCTCCCAGCAGGATGCCGTGCTGAGGTGGAAGATGGCTTTGTGGGCTCGGCAGGTCTCCCGCGGGTGTTGCCTGCTGCAAACGGCCCGTGCTGCCGAATTTCCTGGGAGGCTGAGGCGGTGCAGTAGCACCGCACGGGCATGTCGTGGGTTCGCCCCTCTGACTCTGCTGCCCTCTAGAAATGACGTTCTTCCGTGGAGATTGCAGGCGTACAGGCATGTATCTGCGGGAAGCTGTTCTCCACCTGACAGTGCCAAGGACGGATCCTTTTCTTCTCCCGAAAGTAACTTGCCTTCACCAGTAAAACAGGAAcaagcaaaagcagaaacattGCCTGACCTGAATGCAAAAATACTGTATGAAG ACTGGGATGACATCCCACCTTCGTCTGCTTTGGAGGAGATTTCTGAGGAAGAAGCTGTACAGATCATCGCAGAACCGCTTCTTCCCCTTCAATCTTCCACACTCCGAGATTATGTTGATCACTCAGAAACCCTGGCAAAACTTGTCCACCTAG GAGTTGACTTATCCCAAGTGGAGAAACGTCAAAAGGCAGGTCAACTCTTACTGACCCTGGACTTTGAAAAAGAtataagaaaaatacttctgtttcttaAGGATGTGGGTGTAGAAGACAATCAGCTGGGACCATTCCTGACCAAAAATCCATACATCCTTGGTGAAGATTTGGAAGCTTTAGAAACCAG AGTGGCTTACCTAGAATCAAAAAAATTTGGTAAGGCAGAAATTGCTCAGATGGTCTCAAGAGCTCcatatttgctgttgttttcagtgGAAAGGCTGGATAACAGACTGGGTTTTTTCAAAAATGAGCTTGGCCTCAGTGTAAAAAAG ACAAAGGATCTGGTAATTCGTCTTCCAAGGCTACTGACTGGCAAATTAGAACctgtaaaagaaaatcttcag GTTTGTCAGATTGAACTTGGTTTTCAGCGTAATGAAATTCAAGAGATTGTGTTTAAAACCCCCAAGATTTTAACTGCAAGTAAAAAGAGACTCAAACAGACATTTGACTACTTACACAACATAATGGGCATTCCCCACCACATGCTTACTCGCTTTCCTCAG gTTTTCAACTCAAAGCTATTACGAATCAAAGAGAGACATATGTTTCTTAGATTCTTGGGAAGAGCCCAGTATGACCCAGCACAACCCAGCTACATCTCTCTGGACCAGCTA CACCCAGTTACACCAGTTCAGCTGCCTTGA
- the MTERF3 gene encoding transcription termination factor 3, mitochondrial isoform X2, with the protein MLGELTLALPALRARGGSACVIPQPFFSQQDAVLRWKMALWARQVSRGCCLLQTARAAEFPGRLRRCSSTARACRGFAPLTLLPSRNDVLPWRLQAYRHVSAGSCSPPDSAKDGSFSSPESNLPSPVKQEQAKAETLPDLNAKILYEDWDDIPPSSALEEISEEEAVQIIAEPLLPLQSSTLRDYVDHSETLAKLVHLGVDLSQVEKRQKAGQLLLTLDFEKDIRKILLFLKDVGVEDNQLGPFLTKNPYILGEDLEALETRVAYLESKKFGKAEIAQMVSRAPYLLLFSVERLDNRLGFFKNELGLSVKKTKDLVIRLPRLLTGKLEPVKENLQVCQIELGFQRNEIQEIVFKTPKILTASKKRLKQTFDYLHNIMGIPHHMLTRFPQVFNSKLLRIKERHMFLRFLGRAQYDPAQPSYISLDQLVSLPDEVFCTEIAKASIQDFEKFLKTL; encoded by the exons ATGCTCGGGGAATTAACGCTCGCGCTCCCAGCCCTGCGGGCGAGGGGAGGCAGCGCCTGTGTTATTCCTCAGCCCTTCTTCTCCCAGCAGGATGCCGTGCTGAGGTGGAAGATGGCTTTGTGGGCTCGGCAGGTCTCCCGCGGGTGTTGCCTGCTGCAAACGGCCCGTGCTGCCGAATTTCCTGGGAGGCTGAGGCGGTGCAGTAGCACCGCACGGGCATGTCGTGGGTTCGCCCCTCTGACTCTGCTGCCCTCTAGAAATGACGTTCTTCCGTGGAGATTGCAGGCGTACAGGCATGTATCTGCGGGAAGCTGTTCTCCACCTGACAGTGCCAAGGACGGATCCTTTTCTTCTCCCGAAAGTAACTTGCCTTCACCAGTAAAACAGGAAcaagcaaaagcagaaacattGCCTGACCTGAATGCAAAAATACTGTATGAAG ACTGGGATGACATCCCACCTTCGTCTGCTTTGGAGGAGATTTCTGAGGAAGAAGCTGTACAGATCATCGCAGAACCGCTTCTTCCCCTTCAATCTTCCACACTCCGAGATTATGTTGATCACTCAGAAACCCTGGCAAAACTTGTCCACCTAG GAGTTGACTTATCCCAAGTGGAGAAACGTCAAAAGGCAGGTCAACTCTTACTGACCCTGGACTTTGAAAAAGAtataagaaaaatacttctgtttcttaAGGATGTGGGTGTAGAAGACAATCAGCTGGGACCATTCCTGACCAAAAATCCATACATCCTTGGTGAAGATTTGGAAGCTTTAGAAACCAG AGTGGCTTACCTAGAATCAAAAAAATTTGGTAAGGCAGAAATTGCTCAGATGGTCTCAAGAGCTCcatatttgctgttgttttcagtgGAAAGGCTGGATAACAGACTGGGTTTTTTCAAAAATGAGCTTGGCCTCAGTGTAAAAAAG ACAAAGGATCTGGTAATTCGTCTTCCAAGGCTACTGACTGGCAAATTAGAACctgtaaaagaaaatcttcag GTTTGTCAGATTGAACTTGGTTTTCAGCGTAATGAAATTCAAGAGATTGTGTTTAAAACCCCCAAGATTTTAACTGCAAGTAAAAAGAGACTCAAACAGACATTTGACTACTTACACAACATAATGGGCATTCCCCACCACATGCTTACTCGCTTTCCTCAG gTTTTCAACTCAAAGCTATTACGAATCAAAGAGAGACATATGTTTCTTAGATTCTTGGGAAGAGCCCAGTATGACCCAGCACAACCCAGCTACATCTCTCTGGACCAGCTAGTATCCTTGCCCGATGAGGTGTTTTGTACAGAGATCGCCAAAGCTTCTATACAGGACTTTGAAAAATTCTTGAAAACACTTTAA
- the MTERF3 gene encoding transcription termination factor 3, mitochondrial isoform X4 yields MALWARQVSRGCCLLQTARAAEFPGRLRRCSSTARACRGFAPLTLLPSRNDVLPWRLQAYRHVSAGSCSPPDSAKDGSFSSPESNLPSPVKQEQAKAETLPDLNAKILYEDWDDIPPSSALEEISEEEAVQIIAEPLLPLQSSTLRDYVDHSETLAKLVHLGVDLSQVEKRQKAGQLLLTLDFEKDIRKILLFLKDVGVEDNQLGPFLTKNPYILGEDLEALETRVAYLESKKFGKAEIAQMVSRAPYLLLFSVERLDNRLGFFKNELGLSVKKTKDLVIRLPRLLTGKLEPVKENLQVCQIELGFQRNEIQEIVFKTPKILTASKKRLKQTFDYLHNIMGIPHHMLTRFPQVFNSKLLRIKERHMFLRFLGRAQYDPAQPSYISLDQLVSLPDEVFCTEIAKASIQDFEKFLKTL; encoded by the exons ATGGCTTTGTGGGCTCGGCAGGTCTCCCGCGGGTGTTGCCTGCTGCAAACGGCCCGTGCTGCCGAATTTCCTGGGAGGCTGAGGCGGTGCAGTAGCACCGCACGGGCATGTCGTGGGTTCGCCCCTCTGACTCTGCTGCCCTCTAGAAATGACGTTCTTCCGTGGAGATTGCAGGCGTACAGGCATGTATCTGCGGGAAGCTGTTCTCCACCTGACAGTGCCAAGGACGGATCCTTTTCTTCTCCCGAAAGTAACTTGCCTTCACCAGTAAAACAGGAAcaagcaaaagcagaaacattGCCTGACCTGAATGCAAAAATACTGTATGAAG ACTGGGATGACATCCCACCTTCGTCTGCTTTGGAGGAGATTTCTGAGGAAGAAGCTGTACAGATCATCGCAGAACCGCTTCTTCCCCTTCAATCTTCCACACTCCGAGATTATGTTGATCACTCAGAAACCCTGGCAAAACTTGTCCACCTAG GAGTTGACTTATCCCAAGTGGAGAAACGTCAAAAGGCAGGTCAACTCTTACTGACCCTGGACTTTGAAAAAGAtataagaaaaatacttctgtttcttaAGGATGTGGGTGTAGAAGACAATCAGCTGGGACCATTCCTGACCAAAAATCCATACATCCTTGGTGAAGATTTGGAAGCTTTAGAAACCAG AGTGGCTTACCTAGAATCAAAAAAATTTGGTAAGGCAGAAATTGCTCAGATGGTCTCAAGAGCTCcatatttgctgttgttttcagtgGAAAGGCTGGATAACAGACTGGGTTTTTTCAAAAATGAGCTTGGCCTCAGTGTAAAAAAG ACAAAGGATCTGGTAATTCGTCTTCCAAGGCTACTGACTGGCAAATTAGAACctgtaaaagaaaatcttcag GTTTGTCAGATTGAACTTGGTTTTCAGCGTAATGAAATTCAAGAGATTGTGTTTAAAACCCCCAAGATTTTAACTGCAAGTAAAAAGAGACTCAAACAGACATTTGACTACTTACACAACATAATGGGCATTCCCCACCACATGCTTACTCGCTTTCCTCAG gTTTTCAACTCAAAGCTATTACGAATCAAAGAGAGACATATGTTTCTTAGATTCTTGGGAAGAGCCCAGTATGACCCAGCACAACCCAGCTACATCTCTCTGGACCAGCTAGTATCCTTGCCCGATGAGGTGTTTTGTACAGAGATCGCCAAAGCTTCTATACAGGACTTTGAAAAATTCTTGAAAACACTTTAA